One window of the Salvia miltiorrhiza cultivar Shanhuang (shh) chromosome 6, IMPLAD_Smil_shh, whole genome shotgun sequence genome contains the following:
- the LOC130988695 gene encoding uncharacterized protein LOC130988695, whose protein sequence is MRFKSWPFLEDWKEVFDKDRATGANAEDIMEAMYKMYQADGLSAGGDNVDSGGVAGSNHHSNQKGTATDDAVDSVCQGDKKAKPARKSSKKRKANEEMDGVYKMLGEMCRDTGLRIDNLATRAGYDFDLGMARQTVFKQLGNIAGLTTSEKFDICEMLADKAQRLEIFIGLPDEAKAEYVERLLQSRNNQDRFP, encoded by the coding sequence ATGCGTTTCAAAAGTTGGCCATTCCTTGAGGATTGGAAAGAGGTCTTCGACAAAGATCGTGCAACGGGTGCTAACGCAGAGGACATTATGGAGGCAATGTACAAAATGTACCAGGCTGATGGTCTTTCTGCCGGAGGTGATAACGTTGATTCCGGAGGCGTCGCTGGCTCAAATCATCACTCTAATCAAAAAGGAACAGCTACCGATGATGCAGTGGACAGCGTTTGTCAAGGCGATAAGAAGGCCAAACCTGCAAGGAAATCTTCCAAGAAACGCAAAGCCAACGAAGAGATGGACGGGGTCTACAAGATGCTCGGTGAAATGTGTCGCGATACCGGTTTGCGTATAGACAACCTTGCAACTCGAGCCGGATACGACTTCGACCTTGGCATGGCACGGCAAACTGTATTCAAGCAGCTTGGTAACATTGCTGGACTGACAACGAGCGAGAAGTTCGACATCTGTGAAATGTTAGCCGACAAGGCGCAACGCCTTGAGATATTCATCGGGCTGCCGGATGAAGCAAAGGCTGAGTATGTTGAACGTCTTCTCCAGTCCCGCAACAATCAGGATCGTTTCCCTTAA
- the LOC130990496 gene encoding cold-responsive protein kinase 1-like — protein sequence MTCLSFLCGQNSATGDPELGDELSGLQNVILYSYKELAIATNDFSLANKIGEGGFGSVYKGKLKNGQMAAIKVLSAESRQGVREFLTEIQVISDIEHENLVKLYGCCVERNQRNSIYNYLENNSLAKTLLGGGYWVCSIHFKTNPLI from the coding sequence ATGACCTGTCTATCATTCTTATGTGGACAAAATTCAGCAACAGGCGATCCAGAGCTTGGGGATGAGCTCTCAGGACTGCAAAATGTTATTCTATACTCATACAAGGAGTTGGCAATTGCAACCAATGATTTTAGTCTAGCGAATAAAATTGGGGAGGGAGGATTTGGTTCCGTCTATAAGGGAAAACTTAAGAATGGGCAGATGGCTGCAATTAAGGTTCTCTCTGCTGAATCGAGACAAGGAGTGAGAGAGTTCTTGACGGAGATTCAAGTGATTTCAGATATAGAGCATGAAAATCTAGTCAAGCTTTATGGTTGTTGTGTGGAACGGAATCAAAGAAATAGTATTTACAACTACCTTGAGAATAACAGTCTAGCAAAGACACTTCTTGGTGGAGGTTACTGGGTCTGCAGCATCCATTTTAAGACAAATCCGCTCATTTGA
- the LOC130990497 gene encoding uncharacterized protein LOC130990497, translated as MVEEIVIQLLLQLIVVVGHLESIKSRKRKRCLGRGPYAILARIPDQVKHMNRLVNVSYVDCIANLRMDRNTFGRLCHLLRQLGGLKDGRYVSIEEQVAMFLSVLAHHKKNRVVKFDFWRSGCTISTYVHAVLKAVLSLHILLFVRPQPVADDCVDNRWRWFKGCLGALDGTYIDVKVSNEDRPRYRTRKGHISTNTLAVCDRYLKFVYVLPGWEGSAADSRILRDALNRTHGLRVPKGNFYLVDNGYANCEGFLAPYKGVRYHLKEWGPVGARPQNSQELFNLRHAKARNTIERLFGVMKMRWGILRSASYYPIKIQTRLIMACFVLHNFIRGDMLVDPIEEEFDNMLPETTEFEPEHGEFVDIVEPSPEWTAARDELARSMWQQYVAG; from the exons ATGGTTGAGGAGATTGTGATCCAACTATTATTGCAACTCATTGTTGTAGTTGGTCACCTAGAGAGTATTAAGTCGCGAAAGAGAAAACGATGTTTAGGACGAGGGCCTTATGCTATATTGGCTCGCATCCCCGATCAAGTTAAACACATGAATAGACTTGTTAATGTTAGTTACGTTGATTGTATTGCAAATCTACGCATGGATCGCAATACATTTGGTCGTCTTTGCCACCTGTTGAGGCAATTGGGGGGTCTTAAGGATGGCAGGTACGTGAGTATTGAAGAGCAGGTTGCTATGTTCCTCTCCGTACTTGCACATCACAAGAAAAATAGGGTCgtaaagtttgatttttggagATCGGGGTGTACTATCTCCACGTACGTTCATGCGGTCCTCAAGGCTGTCCTATCACTTCATATATTGCTATTCGTTAGACCACAACCTGTCGCGGATGACTGCGTTGACAACCGATGGAGATGGTTTAAG GGTTGCTTGGGAGCTTTAGATGGTACATACATCGACGTGAAGGTATCTAACGAAGATAGGCCACGTTATAGGACACGAAAGGGCCATATCTCCACTAACACATTGGCCGTTTGTGATCGATACCTCAAGTTTGTATATGTCCTTCCCGGTTGGGAGGGCTCGGCAGCGGACTCGCGTATTCTACGCGATGCACTTAATAGGACTCACGGGCTGCGCGTGCCGAAGG GAAATTTCTATCTCGTTGATAATGGATATGCCAATTGTGAAGGCTTTCTTGCGCCTTATAAGGGAGTACGCTATCACTTGAAGGAGTGGGGCCCGGTGGGGGCACGTCCACAGAATTCTCAAGAGCTGTTCAACCTAAGGCACGCAAAGGCCCGCAATACCATTGAGCGTCTCTTTGGTGTCATGAAGATGAGATGGGGGATTCTGCGTAGTGCATCATACTACCCAATCAAGATTCAGACAAGATTAATCATGGCGTGCTTCGTCTTGCATAACTTTATTCGGGGAGATATGCTTGTCGACCCCATTGAAGAAGAATTTGACAATATGCTTCCTGAAACCACCGAATTTGAGCCGGAGCACGGGGAGTTTGTCGATATTGTTGAGCCCTCTCCTGAGTGGACTGCAGCGAGAGACGAACTTGCACGTTCGATGTGGCAGCAATATGTTGCTGGTTAA